CGCCGCGCTCGGCGCGGCTTGCTGCGTCGCGGCGGGCGTGATCGTGGTGTCCGTCGTGGGCGGTGGCACACTCGGCTGAGCCGTGGCCTGCGCCACGACCGGGCGCTCGGCCTCTCCCGGCGTCCTCGCCAGGCTCCACACCGCAAGTCCGGTCGCGGCAAAGCCGAGCGCGAGACCGAACGTTCCGAACAGGGCTCCACGCTTCAAGGCGCGGTACTGGCTCTCCGTCAGGGTGACGGGCTCGTCGTGCTTTTCCTTTTCCTCTTCCTCGGGCTCTGCCCAGCGGCTTCTCCGCATGGCTCCTCCTTGAACAAAGGGTGAACCGGCTCGGACAAACGGGGGAGGGTCGTTCCGCGGGGAGACCCGCCGCGAGGGTTCGTCCTGGGGCCGGATGCGTTGGCAATCGCGAACATAGGGCCGCGCACCCCAAGCGGCGCGTCCCATCCAGCGATGCGCGGTGGTCCGCGTGCAACTTCCGGGCCCGCCCTAGGGCACCAGCCGGCGGTCGCATGTGGTAGCTTCGTGCCGTTTCCCGGCCACATTCCCACCCACGCACGCCCGAACGGAGGCACGATGGCCAACACGATCGCGAAGACGTACCGGAAGGGCCCGGTCGGCGCGCTGATGGACGAGTACGAGCGCGCCGCGGCGGAGCTCGTTTCGATTCTCGAGGGCATCACCGACGAGGAGTACGAGCGGATCCGCGACACGCAGACACAAGACGACGATTGCCGCTCGATCCAGACGATCATGACCCACGTGATCCGTGCGGGGTACGGCTACGCGGGGTACATGCGCACGGCATGGGGCAAGGAGCCGGTCGTCCGGTGGAACGAGACGGTCACGCGCGCGCAGGCGCTCGCCGAATTCCGGAAGATGCTCGGCTACACGATCGAGACGCTCGACGGAAAGTGGGACATGACCGAGCAGGAAGCCGTGGAGACGAAGATGCAGGTCCGCTGGGGTCCCACGTACGACTTCGAGCAGCTCTTCGAGCACGCGATCGTCCACGTGCTGCGGCATCGCCGGCAGATCGATCGCTTCCTGGGGAGATGAGCGGGCGCGCACCCCGGCGTCACCCGGCCTCCGCTCGCG
The genomic region above belongs to Candidatus Eisenbacteria bacterium and contains:
- a CDS encoding DinB family protein gives rise to the protein MANTIAKTYRKGPVGALMDEYERAAAELVSILEGITDEEYERIRDTQTQDDDCRSIQTIMTHVIRAGYGYAGYMRTAWGKEPVVRWNETVTRAQALAEFRKMLGYTIETLDGKWDMTEQEAVETKMQVRWGPTYDFEQLFEHAIVHVLRHRRQIDRFLGR